A window of Pseudophryne corroboree isolate aPseCor3 chromosome 1, aPseCor3.hap2, whole genome shotgun sequence genomic DNA:
aggacaggaccccacacagccctttggggagacagagagagagtatgccagcacacaccagagcgctatataatttagggattaacactatattgagtgaatttttcccaatagctgcttgtatatacaatattgcgcataaatttagtgccccccccccctctctttttaaccctttgagcctgcaaactacaggggagagcctggggagctgtcttccagctatactgtgaagagaaaatggcgccagtgtgctgagagagatagctccgcccctttttcgctgacttttctcccgcttttttatggattctggcaggggtatttatcacatatatagcctctggggctatatattgtggtatttttgccagccaaggtgtttttattgctgctcagggcgcccccccctagcgccctgcaccctcagtgaccggagtgtgaagtgtgcatgaggagcaatggcgcacagctgcagtgctgtgcgctaccttggtgaagactgatgtcttctgccgccgattttctggacctcttcttgcttctggctctgtaagggggacggcggcgcggctccgggaccgaacaccaaggccagttccatgcggtcgatccctctggagctaatggtgtccagtagcctaagaagcccaagctagctgcaagcaggtaggttcgcttcttctccccttagtccctcgctgcagtgagcctgttgccagcaggtctcactgtaaaataaaaaacctaattatatactttctttctagaagctcaggagagcccctagtgtgcatccaacctcggccgggcacaaaatctaactgaggcttggaggagggtcatagtgggaggagccagtgcacaccaggtgacctaaaagctttctttagttgtgcccagtctcctgcggagccgctattccccatggtccttacagagttcccagcatccactaggacatcagagaaatagatGTTGCTTCTACTTATAAAATGTAAGAAACTTTATACtagtccaaaaatcccccagtgtgGGATTAGATTCGTTCCTAATTAaattagggtggtcttcagtttgccagctgtcgggataccagcgcacagtatactggcgccagaatccagacagccggcataccgacacttcatctccatcttgggggtccatgacccccctggagggagaataaatagcgtgcccgcaaggggctcatttgcgctcatccagctgtcggtatgtcggcggtcgggattccggcgccggtatgctgaccgccaggagcccggacgccggcataccctactgcaACCTTAAATTACCAGAGGTTATATGGATTTAGTGCAGTACCTACTGTCTCCTATATAATTTTGTTATATCTATTTTCagttcacacttttttttttacttaaatttTTATATTAAATTGGAGGATTTTTTCATTACAGATCTTTTCAATCAGTGTAAAGACATACGCACAATAGTATGTTAAAAACTggtctgtaacaacattaaccatcaGGGGAACAATAAACCCATGGGGTTATAAGATTGTGTCCAATAAGAGTAGGCAAGTTGGACGTTACAGGAGTCAGCCACGAGTACCTTGCTGAACTGCAGTAGCAACAGCCAGAAGAACATTGGGGATACAGAAGAAAAGATGACACACTTCCAAATTTAAAGCATGGCGTGGGGCTATATGTGTAATATAGTAGTTACACCAGGATACCCATTTGCATAAAGGAGAGGATGCAGCCATAGAATACTTAAATCCTATGGATTCCATTTCAAAAACTGCAGTGAACATTATGTAAAACCTTTGATAATGTTGGAGGGTCTGCCCTTTTTCAATATTGGGCTAAGGCAATCCTGGTAGCTATGAGGGTATGGCCAATCATGTATGTATTCTCACTGTGAACGAAAGGAGGAAATTGATGCAAAATTTTTTTTCAAGGAGTAACacaaggatggggaaccttcggcccaccagctgttgttgaactatacataccagcatgccttgctacagttttgctattttgccatgctaaaactgttgcagggcatgctgggatgtgtagttcaacagcagctggagggccgaaggttccctatcCCTGGAGTAACAgaagggatacatacggaacattttTTAATCAAATACCTCCTTCCATAACGGTTTAATTTTAGGACAAGACCAAAATGTATGAATTAGAGTGCCCTTCAGACCAGTGTCTCAAACAAAATTTTGAGGACTCATGCCCAATTCTATGCAGTCTATCTGGAGTATGATAGAGACCATGTATTAGTTTAAACATAATTTCTGAATGATTAATGCATATAGATATCTAAAATGAAAAAAACTATTCCAGTCATCATCTGTCAAGAAAACATTCTACTCTGATTCCCATCTAACTTGAATTTGTAATTTAAGTTCATCATGAGGATTTAGGAGAGTAGAAATACTATTTTTTATGACCTGGGGTAGAAAATTTAGATAACATATGGTGGAGGAGAAGGGAGAAAATGTGGGGCAGATGAATTTGTTAATAGCCAATGTCTAAAATGTAAGTACTTATAAAAATCCTTCATTGGGAcagaatactggggcagatgtattaacctggaggaggcataaggaagtgataaaccagtgatatgtgcaaagtgataaaggaaccagccaatcagatcccgttaatttacatattggagatgataggctggtgcctttatcaccttgcacacatcactggtttatcacttccttattccgtctccaagttaatacacTGTTTGTATTTTCTGAAAGGATTTAAGAAGCAAATTATTATATAAAATCTTTGATCAAGAGAATGCCTAGATCTTGCcaattataccacttttacactcgcactcccgggttgcttcccgggatgcgtcccaggatgccttcccgggactgacccctttcacactgcactaagacctgggatcgacccgggacagccccatttacactgatcccgggatatccctgcaaatgcacatgtatgtcattagaaatggccttttctggctcacattgatgaggtcacactagtcaacaaagggaggggtggtgcctgctcacaccattgctgcagtcatggccgacggagtaccagtgtgtatgcctgagctcatgattctttctgctttgcagatgtttcatacagccactgaccgcatgatgcagcttgtcacactgtgcagtatactgcacatatattttatgaggaggagggcgcaatttatgctggatagggctgctagtcgccgccaatatttgcgcaggaggagagccctcatatcatccaggatgagtaccatacTGAGCgcgagtatgggccctaaccgctcattttggtccagagatcgccggcacggagaagcctttatgaggaccgtggaagcttaccaggatgaggagtggatggctaacttccgtgtgtctcgtgcaacctttaactacatcctggaattacttaccccagcacttgacatgcagaccaccaggcttaggagacccatcgaggcacgcagattagctattgcattgtggtggtatgctaccccaggagagtaccgctcatgcttgttcggtgttgcaatctccacctgctgtgtcatagtccaccaggtgactaaagcaattgtatctaccttatacaagcgcttcatatctctaccacaaggacagcgcttacaggataccatcattggatttgtaaagcgaggctatccgcagtgtggaggagcgattgatgggacacacatccccattattgccccacgtgacaaccatgctgactattttaataggaagggctggcactccatcatattacaggctgttgtggaccacaaatattggtaagtgtttatttttggggtggtgggatgagttgcatgtgtgagttttacattctaattgttttcaaatttactgttctttagtttcctagatgtgtttattggctggccaggccgatctcatgactcccgagttcttgccaattctgacctgtacaacatcgtagaggagaagcagggaggctggctgtaccccaaagagtgtgcaaagattgtgaatggggtggagatccctgtccacatcatcggggatgctgcataccctttacgcctctggattatgaaaggctacacccaacaggtccagttaaccccagagcaacaaaacctatactcacaccctgagttcagcaaggatggtggttgagaacgcctttggcaggttaaaaggaagatggcgttgtttgatgaagcgcaatgatgtggaccttatgaatatgcctaatgtagtagctgcgtgctgtatactgcacatctgtgaactgcaaaatgagctattccttcctgagtggactgtgcaggaccctgaggttataaacccacatgtggaaggtgctttgtttgggactgcctcaaactctgctgcagaacaaatacggcacactattacgtccaaccttgcagcactggtacaatagtgtttaagaatcagcacaacatgtttggtgaattaattttttttttattttgtattccacctttgatctttggtttcaatatttatgtttttccaaaaaaaacacattgccagcaactgtgtatatatgcataaacaatgtagaaaacactgtaaacatagtctactgttacgcacaaatgggaatgttatgcctagatttgcaaacaagtttttattggcataaaaaaaaaaaaaacactggtaggtttgtagatacaacaccataaaccacagtgtccctgcagtatattatcactgtgtaaaaaataaataaaaagtgctttaatgtagacactatacaaaacagaacatagaaaaaaatgaaagaaggcacaaacagttgtgcataaacaatgaccacactgtggttatttaacaacaaataacaaccaaaaaaagcaattcactgtgtttcacggcaaattgcgcaatacagtaaactctgggcttggcgcactagatggtgcagtatttggggcatagtatggaccaggattaaatgatgaaaaaccctgctcaggggggtattgtgagttgtggtgttggtttggtgctcttgaggtattggtcatacgctcatagaacgccatgttcatttggtgcaattccctgtggcggtcatactgctctctactcatgcgttcctgcattgtcatgacttgggaaaggaatgcatcatgcatttggcgttctgcctctagaaacctgtcgagccttgcatcctcctgtgcggacattgtagcgtccatctctcagagttggtcgacaaggacatttgacatggctttagccacttgctccgctctgttcaatttcttccttctaggcggtacggtgtaaactgtgaagagaagaaatacaaaatgagcgtatataaaaatagcagcgttagcaaacatgtgtttgtggcattaatccacctatacactagctactctgcaacattgaactttttttaaaaatgcaaagtgtgccaccgtgccagcagcgtgctgagcgcagtgatcctgcaaggggctcatttgcgctcgccacgctgccgccacactggccactcatactacacacagaaccggatgattaacaattgtggatttgtgctatgagtgttaatttctaaacatgtacttactgtttttctgtaaagttggggtgacggcactttgtacagtcccactgtcactggtctgagcatccacgacgtcttcaatggttgcagttatgctgtcgtcgtttctggatgtgtttatggacggctgggaggatgtgtcgctgtcctcaggtgtgtcgtcaattaacaacggtgatgatggacagacgtcactgcttgtctgtgtctcttctggagtgccttctgtagcagtgtactgtgaactggaagacagactcaccggactgcatatagctgtgtttccaaagatattggcgcacatgtcatagtactgccagtcgatacggccaacaccgctctttttcctgttgttgtcatgcaccttaaggaaatgctttttaagagttttcattttgtttaacacttgctgctgtgtgcggatgattcccctggcttgcagcatcttggagatgtttttataaatgactgcatctttgactgtgcctgtgatctgcctcataatttcctcctctcccctaatgctcagcaactctctcacctcctggtctgtccaggtcgccatgctgccttcctcacacgcatcaaggacgctccccagggctctgaaagatgacatcatcttttctgagcccatgaaagctccaatcggaggccttttaacagtcccgggtagtgaatcccgggacgggccctttcacactacccagcttcccgggacggtcccgggttcaaccctgcttttgacctgggatgaaatcccgggatgctcgtcccgggaaattgtccctgtacccatttacactgagaagaatcccgggatgatgcgcgttcacgtgcaatatcccgggatttttctgcgagtgtaaaaggggtattagtagggaAAGGTCAGGCATTAATTTCGATACTGCCAAAACCGACAAGCTCGAGGAAGAAAGGGAGAAATCACCCAAAGAGGAAAGTAATTTTTCACATACTTTTAGCGTTTAAGATCATTTTGAAATATGTAACAAGAGGGTGGTCTATTGGCTGCCTTGATCCATATCAAGTCACACAAAGGGAAACCCTGGCACATGTCTTTCACTATCAACCCATGTTTCGCAAGTCCAGGCACGAGCCACTCTTTCAACTGATCAAGtaaacaagagtgttgattcagcTCAAGATTAGAGAAGGCAAGGCCACTGCTACGCTTGGATCTGTGTAAACTAGCTCTAGCCATCCGGGGTCTTTTACTTTTCCCTATAAAAGTAGATATGACTGAATAAAACTTATTGAGTAGGTTAATTGGTACTAGATATGGAATGGCTCTaaacaaataagattttacttaccggtaaatctatttctcgtagtccgtagtggatgctggggacaccgtaaggaccatggggatagaaggtctccgcatgagacatggacactttaagaaagaatttaggttctggtgtgcactggctcctccctctatgcccctcctccagaccaaactgtgcccagaagagctgacagtacaaggaaaggattttggtaatccagggcaagattcataccagccacaccaatcataccgtataacatgtgaaaacaaccagttaacagtatgacaaacgacagagcatcaggtcaaaccctgatgcaaccataacataacccttattgaagcaataaccatatacaagcattgcagaagaagtccgcacttgggacgggcgcccagcatccactacggactacgagaaatagatttaccggtaagtaaaatcttattttctctgacgtcctagtggatgctgggggactccgtaaggaccatggggattataccaaagctcctaaacgggcgggagaatgcggatgactctgcagcaccgattgagcaaacaagaggtcctcctcagccagggtatcaaacttgtagaactttgcaaaagtgtttgaacctgaccaagtagccgctcggcgaagctgtaatgccgagacccctcgtgcagccgcccaagaagagcccaccttcctagtggaatgggccttaactgattttggcagcggcaatccagccgcagaatgagcctgctgaatcgtgttacagatccagcgagcaatagtttgctttgaagcaggagcaccaagcttgttggattcatacaggataaacaacgactctgttttcctgaccctagccgttctggctacataaaccttcaaagccctgaccacatcaagcaactcggaatcctccaagtcagtagtagccacaggcaccacaataggttggtttatatgaaaagatgaaaccactttcagcagaaattgtgaacgggtccgcaattctgctctatccacatgaaaaaaacaaaaaggggcttttatgtgacaaagccgctaactctgacacacgcctagccgaagccaaggctaatagcatgaccaccttccacgcaagatatttcaactccaccgttttaagtggttcaaaccagtgggatttcaggaaacttaacaccacgttaagatcccaaggtgccaa
This region includes:
- the LOC134904871 gene encoding uncharacterized protein LOC134904871 encodes the protein MGSEKMMSSFRALGSVLDACEEGSMATWTDQEVRELLSIRGEEEIMRQITGTVKDAVIYKNISKMLQARGIIRTQQQVLNKMKTLKKHFLKVHDNNRKKSGVGRIDWQYYDMCANIFGNTAICSPVSLSSSSQYTATEGTPEETQTSSDVCPSSPLLIDDTPEDSDTSSQPSINTSRNDDSITATIEDVVDAQTSDSGTVQSAVTPTLQKNIYTVPPRRKKLNRAEQVAKAMSNVLVDQL